A single region of the Candidatus Methylomirabilis sp. genome encodes:
- a CDS encoding PrgI family protein, whose protein sequence is MRVRVPADVDMADRIFAGLTARQLLILGGHGLVLALLYFGFGERVPLPLFAAVGVPIALVGLVWATTSPEGSTWERIGLAALRHFRKPRRRVLAPDGVEPPPDWFFGAAEPVAPLEFPVEGASDGHIDLGPQGATAVCRATSLNFGLRSETEQRALVEGFARLLNALDAPVQFLVRSGRADLRAVIEALEERAGRLPHPALEEAAREHAAFLRSLASRRDVLERQVLVCFREPQGGAPEEAVARLDHRVEESAALLRGMGVRLSRLEAEQAAELLVRASDPEAAPPPRGAFLGPEPVKGSW, encoded by the coding sequence GTGAGGGTGCGCGTCCCGGCCGACGTGGACATGGCCGACCGCATCTTCGCCGGATTGACCGCCCGCCAGCTCCTGATCCTGGGCGGCCACGGCCTCGTGCTTGCCCTTCTGTACTTCGGGTTCGGGGAACGGGTCCCCCTGCCGCTCTTCGCTGCGGTCGGTGTGCCGATCGCCCTCGTGGGGCTTGTCTGGGCCACCACCTCCCCGGAGGGGAGCACGTGGGAGCGGATCGGCCTCGCCGCCCTCCGCCACTTCCGCAAGCCCAGGCGGAGGGTCCTGGCCCCCGACGGCGTGGAACCGCCTCCCGACTGGTTCTTCGGGGCTGCCGAGCCCGTGGCGCCGCTGGAGTTTCCGGTGGAGGGCGCGTCCGACGGCCATATCGACCTGGGCCCCCAGGGCGCGACGGCCGTGTGCCGCGCCACGTCACTCAACTTCGGCCTCCGCTCGGAAACCGAGCAGCGGGCGCTCGTGGAGGGATTCGCCCGGCTGCTGAACGCCCTGGACGCGCCGGTCCAGTTCCTGGTGCGCTCGGGCAGGGCCGACCTTCGGGCCGTCATCGAGGCGCTCGAGGAGCGGGCCGGCAGGCTCCCGCACCCCGCGCTGGAGGAGGCGGCCAGGGAACACGCCGCGTTCCTCCGGTCCCTCGCCAGCCGCCGCGACGTGCTGGAGCGGCAGGTCCTGGTGTGCTTCCGGGAGCCTCAGGGTGGCGCTCCTGAGGAGGCCGTGGCCCGCCTGGATCACCGCGTCGAGGAGTCGGCCGCGCTCCTGCGGGGGATGGGGGTCCGGCTCTCTCGACTCGAGGCCGAACAGGCCGCCGAGCTGCTGGTCCGGGCCTCCGACCCGGAGGCGGCCCCGCCTCCCCGCGGAGCCTTCCTGGGGCCCGAACCGGTGAAGGGGAGCTGGTGA